The following coding sequences are from one Anser cygnoides isolate HZ-2024a breed goose chromosome 10, Taihu_goose_T2T_genome, whole genome shotgun sequence window:
- the TWF2 gene encoding twinfilin-2 isoform X3, which translates to MDYDAFVLPLLDEQQPCYVLYRLDSQNAQGYEWLFISWSPDNSPVRLKMLYAATRATVKKEFGGGHIKDEMFGTVKEDVSLSGYQKHVSSCSAPAPLTAAEQELQQIRINEGKVAQVKTEISVESKHQTLQGLAFPLQLDAQQAIQALKQKKINYIQLKLDLERETIDLVHTSPTEIADLPKRIPQDSARYHFFLYKHSHEGDYLESVVFIYSMPGYKCSIKERMLYSSCKSRLLDTVEQEFCLEIAKKIEIDDGAELTAEFLYDEVHPKQHAFKQAFAKPKGPVGKRGQKRLIKGPGENGEDS; encoded by the exons ATGGACTACGATGCCTTCGTGCTGCCCTTGTTGGATGAGCAGCAGCCGTGCTATGTGCTATATCGCCTGGACAGCCAGAATGCCCAGGGCTACGAGTGGCTCTTCATCTCCTGGTCCCCTGACAACTCCCCG GTCAGGCTGAAGATGCTGTATGCCGCAACCAGAGCAACGGTGAAGAAGGAGTTTGGAGGGGGGCACATAAAGGACGAGATGTTTGGAACAGTAAAG gaggACGTGTCCCTGAGCGGCTACCAGAAGcacgtctcctcctgctccGCGCCCGCCCCGCTGACTGCAGCCGAACAGGAGCTCCAGCAGATCCGCATCAACGAG GGTAAAGTGGCCCAG GTGAAGACAGAGATCAGCGTGGAGAGCAAGCACCAGACCCTGCAGGGCCTGGCCTTCCCCCTGCAGCTGGACGCGCAGCAGGCTATCCAGGCactaaagcagaagaaaatcaacTACATCCAGCTG AAGCTGGATCTGGAGCGGGAGACCATTGACCTGGTGCACACAAGCCCCACAGAGATAGCTGACCTGCCCAAGCGGATCCCCCAGGACTCAGCTCGCTACCATTTCTTCCTGTACAAGCACTCACATGAGGGAGACTACCTGGAGTCTGTCG TGTTTATCTACTCCATGCCTGGGTACAAGTGCAGCATCAAGGAACGCATGCTCTACTCCAGCTGCAAGAGCCGGTTGCTTGACACTGTGGAGCAAGAGTTTTGTCTGGAGATAGCAAAGAAG ATTGAGATCGATGATGGAGCTGAGCTGACGGCCGAGTTCCTCTATGACGAGGTGCACCCCAAGCAGCACGCCTTCAAGCAGGCCTTCGCCAAGCCCAAGGGGCCCGTGGGGAAACGGGGACAGAAGCGGCTGATCAAAGGCCCGGGAGAGAATGGAGAAGACAGTTAG
- the PPM1M gene encoding LOW QUALITY PROTEIN: protein phosphatase 1M (The sequence of the model RefSeq protein was modified relative to this genomic sequence to represent the inferred CDS: deleted 2 bases in 1 codon), with amino-acid sequence MSAEWLRWVRRGGPAERPGGSQEPGPRPPPAAPCYRRPKFLRGGGGEESPRGGRGGRAVRGTGPERPLPWGSGYAEVINAEKSEFNEDQATCCQISIRRRELGLEEDKEWLILCSTQFLTGYYWALFDGHGGPAAAIIASNYLHYCIKQKLEEVAGAITEAHPPMHMSGRCVCDSDPQFVEEKHIRVEDMVVGALENAFQECDEVIGQEMEATGQTGGCTALAALYLQGKLYVANAGDSRAILVLKDTVVPMSCEFTPETERQRLQHLAFLFPKLLDGEFTRFEFPRRLKGDDVGQKVLYRDYFMEGWGYKLVEKADLKYPLVHGHGKQARLLGTLAVSRGLGDHQLKVIDTNIEVKPFLSCIPKVNIFDFALHDIKENDVLIMATDGLWDILCNKEVAHMTRSFLAENRTDPHRFSELAKCLVYRARGKKIGHQWMLDDSHEASYDDISVFVIPLHNRDEDC; translated from the exons ATGTCCGCCGAGTGGCTGCGGTGGgtgcggcggggcggccccgcggagcGGCCCGGAGGCAGCCAggagccggggccgcggcccccgcccgccgctcCGTGCTACCGCCGGCCCAAGTTCCtgcgc ggcggcggcggcgaggagagcccgcggggcgggcggggcgggcgggccgTGCGGGGCACCGGGCCCGAGCggcccctgccctggggctcgGGCTACGCCGA GGTTATCAATGCCGAGAAGTCGGAGTTCAATGAGGACCAGGCGACATGCTGCCAGATCTCCATCcgcaggagggagctgggcctgGAAGAGGACAAGGAGTGGCTGATCCTGTGCTCCACACAG TTTTTGACTGGTTACTACTGGGCACTCTTTGACGGCCATGgtggcccagcagctgccatcATTGCCTCCAACTATTTGCATTACTGCATCAAGCAGAAGCTGGAGGAGGTTGCGGGGGCCATCACAGAGGCCCATCCCCCCATGCACATGAGCGGACGCTGCGTTTGCGACAGTGACCCCCAGTTCGTGGAGGAGAAGCACATTCGTGTGGAAGACATGGTGGTGGGAGCCTTGGAGAATGCCTTCCAGGAATGC GATGAAGTCATTGGCCAGGAGATGGAAGCCACTGGCCAGACAGGAGGCTGCACTGCTCTGGCTGCTCTTTATCTCCAGGGAAAACTGTATGTGGCTAatgctggggacagcag GGCCATTCTTGTTCTGAAGGACACCGTCGTGCCCATGAGCTGCGAGTTCACGCCCGAGACAGAGAGGCAGCGACTCCAGCACTTG GCTTTTCTCTTCCCCAAACTCCTGGATGGAGAGTTCACGCGCTTTGAGTTTCCACGGAGGTTGAAGGGAGATGACGTGGGTCAGAAAGTCCTGTACCGGGATTACTTCATGGAGGGCTG GGGATACAAGCTGGTGGAGAAAGCTGACCTCAAGTATCCTCTTGTCCATGGTCATGGGAAGCAG GCTCGCTTGCTGGGGACTCTGGCTGTCTCTCGAGGTTTAGGGGATCATCAACTCAAAGTCATCGACACCAACATTGAAGTGAAACCTTTTCTCTCCTGCATTCCTAAG GTGAACATATTTGACTTCGCTCTGCATGACATTAAAGAAAACGATGTCCTCATCATGGCAACTGACGGCCTTTGGGACATTTTGTGCAACAAAGAGGTGGCCCACATGACCAGGAGCTTCCTTGCAGAAAACAGGACAGATCCCCACAG ATTTTCAGAACTGGCCAAGTGCTTGGTATACAGGGCAAGAGGAAAGAAGATAGGCCACCAGTGGATGCTGGATGATAGCCATGAGGCATCCTACGATGACATCTCTGTATTTGTCATCCCACTGCACAACAGGGATGAGGACTGTTAG
- the TWF2 gene encoding twinfilin-2 isoform X2, with protein MTHQTGIHEQLVLGAHKELSRRWDMDYDAFVLPLLDEQQPCYVLYRLDSQNAQGYEWLFISWSPDNSPVRLKMLYAATRATVKKEFGGGHIKDEMFGTVKEDVSLSGYQKHVSSCSAPAPLTAAEQELQQIRINEGKVAQVKTEISVESKHQTLQGLAFPLQLDAQQAIQALKQKKINYIQLKLDLERETIDLVHTSPTEIADLPKRIPQDSARYHFFLYKHSHEGDYLESVVFIYSMPGYKCSIKERMLYSSCKSRLLDTVEQEFCLEIAKKIEIDDGAELTAEFLYDEVHPKQHAFKQAFAKPKGPVGKRGQKRLIKGPGENGEDS; from the exons ATGACTCACCAGACCGGCATCCACG aGCAGCTCGTTCTGGGAGCGCACAAAGAGCTGTCCCGGCGCTGGGACATGGACTACGATGCCTTCGTGCTGCCCTTGTTGGATGAGCAGCAGCCGTGCTATGTGCTATATCGCCTGGACAGCCAGAATGCCCAGGGCTACGAGTGGCTCTTCATCTCCTGGTCCCCTGACAACTCCCCG GTCAGGCTGAAGATGCTGTATGCCGCAACCAGAGCAACGGTGAAGAAGGAGTTTGGAGGGGGGCACATAAAGGACGAGATGTTTGGAACAGTAAAG gaggACGTGTCCCTGAGCGGCTACCAGAAGcacgtctcctcctgctccGCGCCCGCCCCGCTGACTGCAGCCGAACAGGAGCTCCAGCAGATCCGCATCAACGAG GGTAAAGTGGCCCAG GTGAAGACAGAGATCAGCGTGGAGAGCAAGCACCAGACCCTGCAGGGCCTGGCCTTCCCCCTGCAGCTGGACGCGCAGCAGGCTATCCAGGCactaaagcagaagaaaatcaacTACATCCAGCTG AAGCTGGATCTGGAGCGGGAGACCATTGACCTGGTGCACACAAGCCCCACAGAGATAGCTGACCTGCCCAAGCGGATCCCCCAGGACTCAGCTCGCTACCATTTCTTCCTGTACAAGCACTCACATGAGGGAGACTACCTGGAGTCTGTCG TGTTTATCTACTCCATGCCTGGGTACAAGTGCAGCATCAAGGAACGCATGCTCTACTCCAGCTGCAAGAGCCGGTTGCTTGACACTGTGGAGCAAGAGTTTTGTCTGGAGATAGCAAAGAAG ATTGAGATCGATGATGGAGCTGAGCTGACGGCCGAGTTCCTCTATGACGAGGTGCACCCCAAGCAGCACGCCTTCAAGCAGGCCTTCGCCAAGCCCAAGGGGCCCGTGGGGAAACGGGGACAGAAGCGGCTGATCAAAGGCCCGGGAGAGAATGGAGAAGACAGTTAG
- the TWF2 gene encoding twinfilin-2 isoform X1 yields MTHQTGIHATTELRDFFARARNGSVRLIKVVIEDEQLVLGAHKELSRRWDMDYDAFVLPLLDEQQPCYVLYRLDSQNAQGYEWLFISWSPDNSPVRLKMLYAATRATVKKEFGGGHIKDEMFGTVKEDVSLSGYQKHVSSCSAPAPLTAAEQELQQIRINEGKVAQVKTEISVESKHQTLQGLAFPLQLDAQQAIQALKQKKINYIQLKLDLERETIDLVHTSPTEIADLPKRIPQDSARYHFFLYKHSHEGDYLESVVFIYSMPGYKCSIKERMLYSSCKSRLLDTVEQEFCLEIAKKIEIDDGAELTAEFLYDEVHPKQHAFKQAFAKPKGPVGKRGQKRLIKGPGENGEDS; encoded by the exons ATGACTCACCAGACCGGCATCCACG CCACCACGGAGTTAAGGGACTTTTTTGCCAGAGCCCGAAATGGTTCGGTTCGGCTCATCAAGGTCGTCATTGAGGACG aGCAGCTCGTTCTGGGAGCGCACAAAGAGCTGTCCCGGCGCTGGGACATGGACTACGATGCCTTCGTGCTGCCCTTGTTGGATGAGCAGCAGCCGTGCTATGTGCTATATCGCCTGGACAGCCAGAATGCCCAGGGCTACGAGTGGCTCTTCATCTCCTGGTCCCCTGACAACTCCCCG GTCAGGCTGAAGATGCTGTATGCCGCAACCAGAGCAACGGTGAAGAAGGAGTTTGGAGGGGGGCACATAAAGGACGAGATGTTTGGAACAGTAAAG gaggACGTGTCCCTGAGCGGCTACCAGAAGcacgtctcctcctgctccGCGCCCGCCCCGCTGACTGCAGCCGAACAGGAGCTCCAGCAGATCCGCATCAACGAG GGTAAAGTGGCCCAG GTGAAGACAGAGATCAGCGTGGAGAGCAAGCACCAGACCCTGCAGGGCCTGGCCTTCCCCCTGCAGCTGGACGCGCAGCAGGCTATCCAGGCactaaagcagaagaaaatcaacTACATCCAGCTG AAGCTGGATCTGGAGCGGGAGACCATTGACCTGGTGCACACAAGCCCCACAGAGATAGCTGACCTGCCCAAGCGGATCCCCCAGGACTCAGCTCGCTACCATTTCTTCCTGTACAAGCACTCACATGAGGGAGACTACCTGGAGTCTGTCG TGTTTATCTACTCCATGCCTGGGTACAAGTGCAGCATCAAGGAACGCATGCTCTACTCCAGCTGCAAGAGCCGGTTGCTTGACACTGTGGAGCAAGAGTTTTGTCTGGAGATAGCAAAGAAG ATTGAGATCGATGATGGAGCTGAGCTGACGGCCGAGTTCCTCTATGACGAGGTGCACCCCAAGCAGCACGCCTTCAAGCAGGCCTTCGCCAAGCCCAAGGGGCCCGTGGGGAAACGGGGACAGAAGCGGCTGATCAAAGGCCCGGGAGAGAATGGAGAAGACAGTTAG